The nucleotide window GGATAAAAAGTTTTTGTCCAGTTTTCATTAATAGAATAATTGGCATCTGCCCCACCCGTATCTGTGATTGCTTTTCCACACCAGTTATCGCCTGTTAAAACAACAAGTGATCTTTGGTACAACGGTGAACAGTCTGTACCAACTTCAACTTTGTAAAAAATATTTGGCGACAAACCTGTGATGCTAATTACTTTTGCCGAAGAGATTCCTGATTTCACAATTGTTCCATCTGTTGTTGAAACTCTGTACTTCCAGGAGGTAGATGTATTGTCTGTAAGTGTAACCGTGATGGCGTTTTCTGTTGCATTAGTCAAAGTCATATTAGTCAAGGTGACATCACAAGATTTGGAACAATCACCACTCATACAAGCTTTGGAATCAATGGTTTCTCTGATCAGATCACCAGGCTGCTCACCAAATCCATTAGCGAAACTAATTCCTACTGAATTGACCAAATGACAATAACTCATAATAGTTCCTTTGGTCGTTGTAGGAAGTGGTCCATCACAACCTTCATCTGCACCAGCTGCCGGTCCGCAACCATCGATGGCTGTATTGTTTCCATTCCAAGCACAAGCGTGGGTGTGAGGCGAACCTAAATTGTGGCCTAGCTCATGCGTCATAGCTTCGATATTCCAAGAATAAGTCGGCACGGCAATATTTTGAGAGTTGACACCACAATAAGAATACTTATTTACGGTACAAAGCGCATTAACCCAAGCCACACTCGTAGTAGCAGGATTCCTCAAAAGCTGACCAAGATCTCCGTTGAAAGTAGGTCTTGCCGCTTTGAATTGATTAAGGATTCCGCTTGGTGTTCCAGAATATGGATCAGTAGTAGTCCAAACAAAAACTTCACTGATTGCCACATTTACATTTTCGTTATCATATAAAGTTTTCACATTATTGAATAAAGCTGTTACCCAAGCCGTTGTTGCAGAGACACTAGATCCATTTTGAGTATAAGGACCATAGCCCACTTCGAAGTAAATTCTCACGCAGTTGGCAGTTAGCTTAGGCGCTTGCTTTTTCGGATCAAAAGAGATTTTGTTTGATGTATTCTCAGGAAGTTCTTCAGCGCTGCAGGAGAACGGGTTTTTAGCTTTTAATTTATAATCACTGTACGATACAAAATCCTGCGAACTTTTGGTTTTTCCCAGAACGATGTTTCCAAAACGATCGCCAGAAGCCACTCCTACAACATCATTGTCGAAAAAGCTGAAAGCGACAACGGACTTGTTATCGCCCTTAATAATTCCTTGGTAATAAACACCAGGCATGTAGGCCTTATCACCTTTATCTGTGCTTACTTTGAAATCATTGGTGAAAATATTATTTTTAACCAATTCTACCGTAATATCAGTACCTTCGAATGGAAAGGTAAGTTCCAATGCTTCTGGTTTTTCATTCACAATGGTCTGTAATTCGGAAGGTTTGAGTTGCATTACTGTAACATCTGCTGCTTCATTTTTATAAATATTAGCATTCTTCGAAGTTACATCTCTTGTAAAGGGATTAAACTTTACAAAACTTTTGTTTTTGGATTTTTGGTCTGCTACTTTTTGCGCTATTGGTTTCAGGTTTTGTGAAAATCCTAAAATAACCATAGAAACAGAAAATAACAGTTGTAAAATTCTCTTCATAATTATATCATTAAATTTATGATACAAAAAAAGCGTTTTTTTATCAGAATTCATTTCATAATTCAAATTTTAACTATTTTACAATAATTAAAATATTACTACAAAATCGATTTTTATTCTACATTTTCAGAAAATTATTTTAATTATATTTGAATTTCACCACAATCATTCAAAAAAAATAGCCAAAAGTAAATTTTTGGCTATTTTTTATTAGTAAAGAATTTTTATTCTTTAATAATTTTCTTACTCACAGTTTCTTTATCTGTTTTAATCATAATGACATAATTGCCAGTTTTCAACTTAGAAACATTGTAATTATTCTCAGATATAGAGTTAGTTTCAAATGTTTTAATCAATTTCCCAGAATTATCAAAAACCTTCACAGATTCTATTTTACCATTTCCTTGGATCCTGAAGTTACTTTTAACAGGATTTGGAGAAACAGACATTTCTTTTGAATTCGACAAATCGTCAACAGCCAAAACAGCACAACTCAAATTAGCTTTGAATCCTTTTGCCGTAACACCTCCATCCGAGCGGAATGTGATTGTAATTGCTCCTGTCGCATGAGTCGATTGGTAAGAACCCGGTAATGTAGTACCCGACAAATTGGTAGCACCAGAAAAGGCTGGAGAATTTGCAATTCCATTTCTAATAGTTAAGAAATCATAACCTTCTTCCAGATCAAATTCCTCAAAAGTCATCTTCAGTTTTTGATTTTCGCTATTTGGGTAAAAAGTCTTGGTCCAGGTTTCATTATCTGTGTAGTTTGCAGTTTCCCCGCCAGAATCTGTCACAGTTTTCCCACACCAGTCATCTTCAGTTAAGAAAATCTGACTTTTTTGAAAAGCTCCGGAACAATCTGTCCCTACCTCAAATTTATAGAAAGTGTTTGGAGAAAGACCTGTTACAGTAACTACTTTTGTGTCTGCAGACCCTGATTTGATCACAGAACCATCCATTTTGATCACTCTATATTTCCATTGCGTAGATACTGCATCCGTAATTGTAGCTGTGACATTAGTTTTAGTAATGTTGCTGACCGCCAAGGTACTTACGGTAATAGCACAAGCCGTAGTACAATCCACACCTAAACAAGCCTTGGAGTCTACAGTCTGTCTGATCAGCTCACCTGGCTGTTCTCCAAAACCTGAAGATAAATTGATCCCAACAGAGGTCAGGTGACAGTAGCTCATTATTGTTCCGCCAGCACTTGGGATCGGACCTACAAGATCACAACCTGTCTCAGGATATCCTGCTACCGCTCCACAACCGTCAATAGGTGTATTATCACCATTCCATGCGCAAGCGTGCGTGTGAGGAGAACCTAGGGAATGTCCCATCTCGTGAGTCATTGCCATAATGGTCCAGGAATATGTTGGAACATTATTATAAGTCATATTAATCCCGGAATATGCATATTTATAAGTACCACACAAAGAGTTTAGGTAGGCAACACTTGTCGTAGATGGATAGTTTACCAAATGGGCGAGATCACCATCAAACGTAGGCCTGTTGGTTCTGAATGCTGCAAGATTCTGACTGTACGTTCCGGTGTAAGGATCCGCAGTTTCCCATACAAAAATGGTTTTGAGAGACATTTTCACACCATCATTGACGTATAAAGTATTAATATTGTTGTGAACGGCAGAAATCCAGTTGATCGTCGCCGTAACATTAGAATTATTTTGCTGGAAAGGCTTGTAACAAACTTCATAATAAACCCTTACACAAGAATTTGTAGCCTGCGGCGCTTTGGAAGTAGGTTTATAGTTTATCTTTTGTTTTTCATTTTCCATCATCTCATCCGCAGCACAGATGAATGGATTTTTCCCTGTCAGTTTCTGGTCATTGTAAACGACAAAATCTTCGGAAGCTACAGCTTTACCCAAAGTCACATTTCCAATATTAGGAGCAGATGCCACACCTATGACGTCATCCTCAAAGAAACTGAATGCTGCCACAGATCTAGTATCACCTTTGATAATCCCACGGTAGAAAACACCTTTTTTGTAATCTGTCACCACTTTTTTATTGGTTTCTGCTTTGAAAT belongs to Chryseobacterium sp. KACC 21268 and includes:
- a CDS encoding M12 family metallo-peptidase produces the protein MKRILQLLFSVSMVILGFSQNLKPIAQKVADQKSKNKSFVKFNPFTRDVTSKNANIYKNEAADVTVMQLKPSELQTIVNEKPEALELTFPFEGTDITVELVKNNIFTNDFKVSTDKGDKAYMPGVYYQGIIKGDNKSVVAFSFFDNDVVGVASGDRFGNIVLGKTKSSQDFVSYSDYKLKAKNPFSCSAEELPENTSNKISFDPKKQAPKLTANCVRIYFEVGYGPYTQNGSSVSATTAWVTALFNNVKTLYDNENVNVAISEVFVWTTTDPYSGTPSGILNQFKAARPTFNGDLGQLLRNPATTSVAWVNALCTVNKYSYCGVNSQNIAVPTYSWNIEAMTHELGHNLGSPHTHACAWNGNNTAIDGCGPAAGADEGCDGPLPTTTKGTIMSYCHLVNSVGISFANGFGEQPGDLIRETIDSKACMSGDCSKSCDVTLTNMTLTNATENAITVTLTDNTSTSWKYRVSTTDGTIVKSGISSAKVISITGLSPNIFYKVEVGTDCSPLYQRSLVVLTGDNWCGKAITDTGGADANYSINENWTKTFYPNDPTQKLKISFTDFDLNENDYITIRNGTAASPVFTGAARLTGSNIPNDYESTHESGAITITFRSTTGQTRPGFKANFSCTALAVSDVANSKDIALSPNPVKNHFTLKGIAKINSVEVYDISGKLVKQFDADSLSKNTFDVSRLKTGNYVVKIKTANDSFSKNLIKQ
- a CDS encoding M12 family metallo-peptidase, yielding MNRRLQLFVFLVLGVLGFAQALRPIAKEVNDYHAQRVAFKSVVPFSLDNSGKQAIYQQAARDAKVLKLDNKKLSAILSERPEAIEMTFPFEDRELTVELLKVDIYSNDFKAETNKKVVTDYKKGVFYRGIIKGDTRSVAAFSFFEDDVIGVASAPNIGNVTLGKAVASEDFVVYNDQKLTGKNPFICAADEMMENEKQKINYKPTSKAPQATNSCVRVYYEVCYKPFQQNNSNVTATINWISAVHNNINTLYVNDGVKMSLKTIFVWETADPYTGTYSQNLAAFRTNRPTFDGDLAHLVNYPSTTSVAYLNSLCGTYKYAYSGINMTYNNVPTYSWTIMAMTHEMGHSLGSPHTHACAWNGDNTPIDGCGAVAGYPETGCDLVGPIPSAGGTIMSYCHLTSVGINLSSGFGEQPGELIRQTVDSKACLGVDCTTACAITVSTLAVSNITKTNVTATITDAVSTQWKYRVIKMDGSVIKSGSADTKVVTVTGLSPNTFYKFEVGTDCSGAFQKSQIFLTEDDWCGKTVTDSGGETANYTDNETWTKTFYPNSENQKLKMTFEEFDLEEGYDFLTIRNGIANSPAFSGATNLSGTTLPGSYQSTHATGAITITFRSDGGVTAKGFKANLSCAVLAVDDLSNSKEMSVSPNPVKSNFRIQGNGKIESVKVFDNSGKLIKTFETNSISENNYNVSKLKTGNYVIMIKTDKETVSKKIIKE